From Saprospiraceae bacterium, one genomic window encodes:
- a CDS encoding DUF1573 domain-containing protein, whose translation MKEVFTIFCLALLMGNCKPKSQDQIKEDDKSYLDPYLDAIRISASAEQPEDSTHGAKIHFKETEFNFGDLKEGDTVRISFPFVNKGNARLLVNRVSTSCGCTRPEWPKGFIQPGDSGVITALFVSNEKSGLQEKIISVFTNSNPPQTDLKIKGNVLK comes from the coding sequence ATGAAAGAAGTATTTACCATTTTTTGCCTGGCCTTGCTAATGGGCAATTGCAAACCAAAAAGTCAGGATCAAATTAAGGAAGATGACAAAAGCTATTTGGACCCCTACCTGGACGCCATCCGCATTTCAGCCAGCGCAGAGCAACCGGAAGACAGCACACATGGTGCAAAAATTCATTTTAAAGAAACGGAGTTTAATTTTGGGGACCTCAAAGAAGGCGATACCGTAAGAATCAGTTTTCCATTTGTAAACAAAGGAAATGCAAGATTACTGGTCAATAGAGTCAGCACGAGCTGCGGCTGTACACGACCCGAATGGCCTAAAGGATTTATCCAGCCAGGAGATTCCGGAGTAATTACAGCCTTATTTGTGTCAAATGAAAAATCAGGATTGCAAGAAAAGATCATTTCAGTATTTACCAACAGCAATCCCCCGCAAACAGATCTAAAAATCAAAGGAAATGTATTAAAATAG
- the yajC gene encoding preprotein translocase subunit YajC: MDGLLGQLLPFLLIFVIMYFFFLRPQIKKQKEQNNFLGNIAKGDQVATGSGMIGRITKIDDQVVELQLDSKSFVKVLKSAISKEATESLKGKNYLD; encoded by the coding sequence ATGGACGGTTTATTGGGCCAATTGCTTCCTTTTCTCTTGATATTTGTGATCATGTATTTTTTCTTTTTGCGACCTCAGATCAAAAAGCAGAAAGAGCAGAACAACTTTCTGGGAAATATTGCAAAAGGAGATCAGGTGGCCACAGGGTCAGGAATGATTGGCAGAATTACAAAAATCGATGATCAGGTGGTAGAATTGCAACTGGATTCCAAATCTTTTGTAAAGGTCCTAAAATCGGCCATTTCAAAAGAAGCAACAGAGTCTTTGAAAGGCAAAAATTATCTGGACTGA
- a CDS encoding DUF1028 domain-containing protein encodes MKIGFCFLIISILFQAYQNKLPAQHTFSIVAVDTMTGEVGGAGATCLSLDREGYQALIISHLLPGVGALHTQSYWHPVNQGNGSVKLEEGLNAQELLNWLVINDAEGNPSIRQYGAAVLGPQSDPTAAGYTGANCLNSKKHVAGRYYSIQGNILIGNYVIDSMEARFLRSSGSLADRLMEAMRAAKIPGADSRCLNEGLSSRSSFIRVARPTDLPGEFFLDISVGSVRRGLDPIDSLDTRYEAWKTIQSNADPKGENTGFNFKLWIQGRQIIVESTVDAIVQEMTLFDQTGQAFVLQNSDSKQNIFVLPDVIKPGTYVILIKGMDQWSSRKLVIAE; translated from the coding sequence ATGAAAATTGGATTCTGTTTTCTGATCATTTCTATTTTATTTCAAGCATATCAGAATAAATTACCGGCCCAACACACTTTTTCTATAGTAGCTGTCGATACGATGACCGGAGAAGTAGGAGGAGCAGGTGCCACCTGTCTATCCTTGGACAGAGAAGGATATCAGGCATTGATTATAAGTCATTTGTTGCCGGGAGTAGGTGCCCTGCATACCCAGTCTTATTGGCATCCGGTCAACCAGGGCAACGGTTCGGTCAAATTGGAAGAAGGATTAAACGCTCAGGAGTTGCTCAATTGGTTGGTCATCAATGATGCTGAAGGGAATCCTTCCATCCGGCAATATGGTGCTGCAGTTTTAGGTCCTCAGTCAGATCCTACTGCTGCAGGATACACCGGTGCCAACTGCCTCAATTCAAAAAAGCATGTTGCCGGAAGGTATTACAGCATACAGGGAAATATTTTGATTGGCAATTATGTCATTGATTCTATGGAAGCGAGATTTTTAAGATCCTCAGGTAGTTTGGCAGACCGCTTGATGGAAGCCATGAGGGCGGCTAAAATCCCTGGAGCAGACAGCCGCTGTCTCAATGAGGGACTTTCATCGAGATCTTCTTTTATTCGTGTGGCTAGGCCAACAGACTTGCCGGGAGAATTTTTTCTGGACATCAGTGTGGGTTCAGTGAGAAGAGGTTTGGATCCAATAGATTCTTTGGACACCAGATATGAAGCCTGGAAAACCATTCAATCCAATGCTGATCCAAAAGGAGAAAATACTGGGTTTAATTTTAAATTGTGGATTCAGGGAAGACAGATCATCGTCGAATCAACCGTGGATGCAATTGTTCAAGAAATGACCCTTTTTGATCAGACAGGGCAAGCATTTGTTTTGCAAAACAGCGATTCTAAACAGAATATATTCGTATTGCCAGATGTTATAAAACCAGGAACCTATGTTATCTTGATCAAGGGAATGGACCAATGGAGCAGTAGGAAGTTGGTTATTGCTGAGTAA
- the trxB gene encoding thioredoxin-disulfide reductase gives MNIHHTIIVGSGPAGYTAAIYAARANMKPILFTGSEPGGQLMITTEVENYPGYPKGIHGPQMMEDFKAQAERFQTDIRYERITQVDFTGPVHKLWTESGEVLLSHTVIISTGASAKWLGLPSEQRLMNKGVSACAVCDGFFFRGKEVAVVGGGDTAAEEASYLAKLCPKVHLLVRRDQMRASKIMQERVANNPAIQIHWNTETLEILGDEEVTGMKIINNKTQEINEIPVSAFFIAIGHKPNSDPFVNWLDMDDQGYIKTIPGTSRTNIAGVFASGDVQDRIYRQAVTAAGSGCMAALDAERYLTDKGVI, from the coding sequence ATGAACATTCATCATACCATCATCGTCGGTTCTGGTCCGGCAGGATATACGGCCGCTATCTATGCAGCCAGAGCAAATATGAAGCCCATATTATTCACAGGATCTGAGCCGGGAGGCCAGTTGATGATAACCACTGAAGTGGAAAACTATCCAGGTTATCCCAAGGGCATCCACGGGCCTCAAATGATGGAAGATTTTAAAGCCCAGGCGGAAAGGTTTCAGACGGATATTCGTTATGAGAGAATTACGCAAGTGGATTTTACAGGTCCGGTTCACAAATTGTGGACTGAGTCCGGTGAAGTCCTTCTAAGCCATACGGTTATCATTTCCACCGGTGCAAGTGCCAAGTGGCTTGGACTTCCATCTGAACAAAGACTCATGAATAAGGGAGTGTCCGCCTGCGCGGTTTGCGATGGATTCTTTTTCAGAGGCAAGGAAGTGGCAGTCGTGGGCGGCGGAGATACGGCCGCAGAGGAAGCCAGTTATTTGGCCAAACTATGTCCGAAAGTACATTTATTGGTGAGACGGGATCAAATGAGGGCTTCCAAAATTATGCAGGAGAGGGTAGCCAACAATCCGGCCATTCAGATCCATTGGAATACAGAAACCCTTGAAATTCTGGGGGATGAAGAAGTCACGGGGATGAAAATTATCAACAACAAGACACAGGAAATCAATGAGATACCTGTAAGCGCTTTTTTTATCGCCATTGGTCACAAACCCAATTCTGATCCATTTGTCAATTGGTTGGACATGGATGATCAGGGATATATCAAGACCATCCCGGGCACATCCAGAACCAATATAGCCGGAGTTTTTGCATCTGGCGATGTGCAGGACAGGATTTACAGGCAGGCTGTGACGGCCGCTGGTTCAGGTTGTATGGCGGCCCTGGATGCTGAAAGGTATTTAACGGATAAAGGGGTTATATAA
- a CDS encoding histidine kinase, whose translation MIGSIRAQSSETFELYNELKGLSNNWVSHISFDSSGFLWVGTRDGLNRFDGYKFKVFRHNKSDSTSLLHDYGQNLYVDQDGIIWIAYHEGGISTFHPLTQKFSHFSNEKTQISKAIDDEFKILHKDKKGRIWYSGYNLGLKIYHPQTNEFLQVHLTSGTDNGNIPIRPELNMVQFVHDLGNGNYWLCTKNGLYKWNEQDLSLLHVFQHKRHKSCNKLIYDSDSTMWLSFEENAISWFDPKSGKSRDYLIDSIQQGHFNLSFDLQIKSEDEFWVASGDRGLLVFNKLTGKYSLDPLLNLDSKACFITKILLGRNGEIILSDEIGFYKYSPFNRLFQFKRLPIKSSQHGELFNIFKILENPQRNEIYFATFMGNGLNVLNTNTNELYALSVETNQSIDHKVLLKDLVLDADGKYWLLTRDYLYQFLPERRKLRRIKNFYSDHRPETSNTFKSFIQDSSLSIFVLTENGTLFQWNTRSEKLNELTLIHTDSQNKPMRISNACISPDHRRWVSSDTKLAYFTESDHRLNYIPIDHILTAKEAKIVGVSSDANSNLWLAVNNIGLVKISMKKDGPPEIRVIGVNEGLTTPIISRMALDQRNNLWLSTYKGILKYDIEKNRFMQFKQNVGIDRYNLLVRYSNAGQGSFYMSAPGQYCKVNYELFDHQLTKPTVYLDEMSTNAGSVSLSDSLPGLLVIRSGVEYFSIEFGCLDYANQDYHQFAYQLVNRDKEWHYIINQRFAHFANVPAGRYSFHVKVANVGGVWSDPIKLDILVEAPFYQHNWFKISVLFFLTGLIFGIYQWRIFQVRRTESLKAEFNKQVEESKMAALRAQMNPHFIFNCLNSINRYIIKSDLKKSSLYLTKFARLIRIILDNSAHQLVSLESELESLKLYIELEQLRFDHKFVYQVSVSPDVPCEFIEIPPLLLQPYVENAIWHGLLPKEADAKLHIDLYLSEPYLIIEITDNGIGRQASAQQKQQMNSTRKSLGMKLTEERLRYINNGETITGSQEIIDLLDEDNMSLGTKVIIRIPYSAS comes from the coding sequence TTGATAGGTTCAATAAGAGCTCAATCTTCTGAAACTTTTGAACTGTACAATGAACTAAAAGGATTATCCAACAATTGGGTCAGCCATATTTCATTTGATTCTTCCGGATTCTTGTGGGTGGGAACAAGAGATGGTCTAAATCGTTTTGATGGCTACAAATTCAAAGTATTCAGACACAACAAGTCCGACTCTACCTCATTGCTTCATGATTATGGCCAAAACCTCTATGTCGATCAGGATGGGATTATCTGGATTGCGTACCATGAAGGTGGCATTAGCACATTTCATCCTTTGACCCAAAAGTTTTCCCACTTTTCCAATGAAAAGACACAAATATCAAAAGCCATAGACGATGAATTTAAAATTTTGCACAAGGACAAGAAAGGACGCATCTGGTATAGTGGGTATAATTTGGGATTAAAGATTTATCACCCGCAAACAAATGAATTTTTACAGGTGCACCTTACCTCAGGTACAGACAATGGAAATATTCCCATTCGGCCTGAGCTGAATATGGTCCAATTTGTACATGATCTTGGGAATGGAAATTATTGGCTTTGCACCAAAAATGGTTTGTACAAATGGAATGAACAGGACCTTTCTCTGTTGCACGTGTTCCAACATAAAAGACACAAGTCTTGTAATAAATTAATTTATGATTCCGATTCCACCATGTGGCTTTCTTTTGAAGAAAATGCCATCAGTTGGTTTGATCCAAAATCCGGAAAGTCCAGAGACTACCTCATTGATTCCATCCAACAAGGACATTTTAATTTATCTTTTGACCTCCAAATTAAAAGCGAAGATGAGTTTTGGGTGGCGTCCGGTGATCGGGGTTTACTTGTGTTTAATAAACTGACAGGAAAATATTCTTTGGATCCTCTTCTGAATCTTGATTCAAAGGCTTGTTTCATCACTAAAATATTATTGGGTCGAAATGGCGAAATCATCCTTAGTGATGAAATCGGATTTTATAAATACAGTCCCTTTAATCGTCTTTTTCAATTTAAGCGATTACCCATCAAGTCCAGTCAGCATGGTGAGCTGTTTAATATTTTTAAAATACTGGAAAACCCACAAAGGAATGAAATTTATTTCGCCACCTTTATGGGCAATGGTCTCAATGTGTTAAATACGAACACCAATGAATTGTATGCACTCTCTGTAGAAACAAATCAGTCCATCGATCACAAAGTTTTACTTAAAGATTTGGTATTGGATGCAGACGGAAAATATTGGTTGTTGACACGGGATTATCTGTACCAGTTTTTGCCGGAAAGGAGAAAACTTAGAAGGATTAAGAATTTTTACAGCGATCATCGCCCGGAAACATCCAACACTTTTAAATCATTTATTCAGGATTCCTCACTTTCCATTTTTGTGTTGACCGAAAATGGCACACTTTTTCAGTGGAATACCCGGAGTGAAAAACTCAATGAGCTGACGTTAATCCACACAGATTCTCAAAACAAACCCATGCGAATTTCCAACGCATGTATATCACCCGATCACCGCAGGTGGGTGAGCAGTGATACCAAGTTGGCCTACTTCACTGAATCGGATCATCGTTTGAATTACATTCCAATTGATCATATTTTAACCGCAAAGGAAGCGAAGATCGTTGGTGTTTCGTCAGATGCAAATTCTAATTTGTGGTTGGCGGTCAACAATATCGGATTGGTTAAAATTTCAATGAAGAAGGACGGACCACCTGAGATTCGAGTGATTGGTGTGAATGAAGGTTTGACCACCCCCATCATTTCCAGAATGGCATTGGATCAGAGAAACAACCTGTGGCTCTCTACTTACAAGGGAATTTTAAAATACGATATTGAGAAGAATAGATTCATGCAGTTCAAGCAAAATGTAGGAATTGACCGATACAATTTGCTGGTTCGTTATTCGAATGCAGGACAGGGAAGTTTTTATATGTCTGCGCCTGGTCAATATTGTAAAGTGAACTACGAACTTTTTGACCATCAACTCACCAAACCAACGGTCTATCTGGATGAGATGAGCACAAATGCGGGTTCAGTTTCATTGTCAGATAGCCTCCCCGGATTGCTTGTCATCAGGTCGGGAGTGGAATATTTTTCCATAGAGTTCGGATGTCTGGATTATGCCAATCAGGACTACCACCAATTTGCATATCAGTTGGTCAATAGAGACAAAGAATGGCATTACATCATCAATCAGAGATTTGCTCATTTTGCCAATGTGCCGGCAGGAAGGTATAGCTTCCATGTGAAAGTAGCCAATGTGGGTGGTGTTTGGAGCGATCCAATCAAATTGGATATTTTGGTGGAAGCTCCATTTTATCAACACAATTGGTTTAAAATTTCGGTTCTATTTTTTCTGACAGGATTAATTTTTGGAATTTACCAATGGCGTATATTTCAGGTTCGTCGCACAGAAAGTCTGAAAGCAGAATTTAACAAGCAAGTTGAAGAATCCAAAATGGCTGCATTGCGCGCTCAGATGAATCCACATTTTATTTTTAATTGTCTGAATTCGATCAATCGGTACATTATTAAAAGTGATTTAAAAAAGTCTTCGCTGTATCTGACTAAGTTCGCAAGGTTGATCAGAATTATTTTGGATAATTCGGCACACCAGTTGGTCTCTCTTGAAAGTGAACTCGAATCTTTGAAACTCTACATTGAATTGGAGCAATTGCGATTTGACCATAAATTTGTGTATCAGGTTTCAGTTAGCCCTGATGTTCCTTGCGAGTTTATTGAAATTCCACCTTTGCTCCTCCAGCCTTATGTGGAAAATGCAATATGGCATGGACTCTTGCCTAAAGAAGCTGATGCAAAATTACACATTGACCTGTACCTTTCCGAGCCTTATCTGATTATAGAAATTACAGACAATGGAATCGGTCGACAAGCTTCTGCACAACAAAAGCAGCAAATGAATTCAACCCGAAAATCTTTGGGGATGAAGCTCACTGAAGAGCGTTTGCGGTACATTAACAATGGCGAAACCATCACCGGTTCTCAAGAAATTATTGATTTATTGGATGAGGATAATATGAGCTTAGGGACCAAGGTGATAATTCGGATTCCGTATTCAGCTTCATAG
- a CDS encoding bifunctional 3-deoxy-7-phosphoheptulonate synthase/chorismate mutase type II, translating to MDLQKAIEPKNHRQVLILGPCSAESPEQLNALAKSIREFKPDLIRAGIWKPRTRPGQFQGKGEMALHWLQDLKQEFGYKVCTEVANPKHVELCLKAGIDVLWIGARTSVNPFYVEEIAETLRGVDIPVMVKNPINPDLALWQGAIERFYAVGIRRLAAIHRGFSFYGNSIYRNVPRWQIPIELKRKLPDLQLIADISHISGHPENHLEIAQIATDLHYDGLMVEVHPDPKNALSDADQQVTAEFLKKEILDKLIYRKHKTENQKFNQSIETIRSKIDGLDQQLINLLSDRMQLARQIGIEKEKEGISIYQPDRWNQIVHQLLETAKENQLSEEFIFSLIEAIHIESIHHQSEMMNRRHQ from the coding sequence TTGGATTTACAAAAGGCCATAGAACCTAAAAATCACAGGCAGGTGCTCATTTTGGGGCCCTGCAGCGCTGAATCTCCTGAACAACTGAATGCTCTGGCAAAATCGATCAGGGAGTTTAAACCTGATCTCATCAGAGCAGGGATCTGGAAGCCAAGGACCAGACCGGGACAGTTTCAGGGAAAAGGCGAAATGGCTTTGCACTGGTTACAGGATTTGAAGCAGGAATTTGGGTATAAGGTCTGTACCGAAGTCGCCAATCCCAAACATGTAGAACTCTGCTTAAAGGCAGGTATCGATGTATTGTGGATCGGTGCAAGAACCAGCGTCAACCCTTTTTATGTAGAGGAGATTGCAGAAACCTTAAGGGGAGTCGACATCCCAGTTATGGTCAAGAACCCAATCAATCCTGATTTGGCCCTGTGGCAAGGCGCTATAGAGCGGTTTTACGCGGTAGGAATCCGGCGACTTGCTGCCATTCATAGGGGGTTTTCTTTTTATGGAAATTCGATTTACCGCAATGTTCCTCGCTGGCAAATCCCCATCGAATTGAAGAGAAAATTGCCCGATTTGCAGCTCATTGCAGACATCAGTCATATCAGCGGGCATCCCGAAAATCACCTTGAAATTGCCCAAATTGCGACTGATTTGCACTACGACGGCCTTATGGTAGAAGTACACCCTGACCCAAAAAATGCCCTGAGCGATGCCGATCAGCAGGTTACGGCAGAGTTTTTGAAAAAGGAGATTTTAGACAAACTGATCTACCGCAAGCATAAAACAGAAAATCAGAAATTCAATCAGAGCATCGAAACCATCCGATCCAAAATTGACGGACTGGATCAGCAACTGATCAATCTATTGTCAGACAGAATGCAGCTTGCCAGACAGATCGGCATCGAAAAAGAGAAAGAAGGAATTTCCATTTACCAACCCGATCGCTGGAATCAGATTGTGCACCAATTGCTGGAGACTGCCAAAGAAAATCAGCTGAGCGAAGAGTTTATCTTTTCCTTGATAGAAGCCATTCACATCGAATCCATCCACCATCAAAGCGAGATGATGAACAGGAGACATCAATAA
- a CDS encoding shikimate kinase: protein MKKHIFLIGMPGSGKSSLALALSKKYQLPMIDTDARIEQAQCKSISAIWQESGEIQFRALERKYLLALMEENPSVVATGGGLPCWFDNLHWMKKRGHSVYLFQAPENLVNFLKHGSRPLFQNELPSISQITELYLQRHPIYNRADIVLEAIDQSKLLNLFEYHFLM, encoded by the coding sequence TTGAAAAAGCACATTTTTTTAATAGGAATGCCTGGCTCTGGAAAATCCAGTCTTGCGCTGGCCCTGTCTAAAAAGTATCAACTGCCCATGATTGATACCGATGCTAGAATCGAACAAGCTCAGTGTAAATCAATTTCTGCAATCTGGCAGGAATCCGGCGAAATCCAGTTCAGAGCGCTTGAAAGGAAGTATTTACTGGCCCTGATGGAAGAAAATCCTTCTGTTGTTGCTACAGGAGGTGGCTTGCCTTGTTGGTTTGACAATCTGCATTGGATGAAAAAAAGAGGACATTCGGTTTATTTGTTTCAAGCCCCCGAGAATTTAGTTAATTTTCTTAAGCATGGATCCCGACCTCTTTTCCAGAATGAGCTTCCTTCAATTTCCCAAATCACTGAATTGTACCTTCAAAGACATCCCATTTACAATCGCGCGGATATTGTCTTGGAGGCTATAGATCAGTCCAAGCTTTTAAACCTTTTTGAATATCATTTCTTAATGTAG
- a CDS encoding ribulose-phosphate 3-epimerase, translating into MSSALISPSLLSCDFLKIGKEVEMLNESEADWLHLDVMDGSFVPNISFGLPVISAVKKISRLPLDVHLMIVNPEKYLSDFRNAGADHITVHYEACTHLHRTLHQIKETGAKAGVALNPHTPVEVLFDVLEEVDLVIMMSVNPGFGGQKFIYRSLDKIKRLRKEIIERNLNTLIEVDGGVGLQNAEVILSAGAQVLVAGNAVFNTADPSKTIQQFKMISAGNFV; encoded by the coding sequence ATGTCCTCAGCTCTTATTTCACCTTCCTTACTTTCCTGTGATTTTTTAAAGATCGGCAAAGAAGTCGAAATGCTCAATGAATCAGAAGCAGACTGGTTGCATCTGGATGTGATGGACGGTTCATTTGTTCCCAATATTTCATTTGGGCTTCCAGTTATTTCTGCCGTCAAAAAAATAAGCAGACTGCCCCTGGATGTCCATTTGATGATTGTGAATCCAGAAAAATACCTCAGTGATTTTAGAAATGCGGGTGCCGACCACATCACGGTGCATTATGAAGCTTGTACGCATTTACACCGCACCCTGCATCAAATCAAAGAAACGGGCGCAAAGGCTGGCGTTGCCCTCAATCCTCATACTCCGGTCGAAGTTTTGTTTGATGTTTTGGAAGAGGTGGATCTGGTCATTATGATGTCGGTCAATCCCGGTTTTGGCGGACAAAAATTTATCTACCGAAGTTTGGATAAGATCAAAAGGCTACGAAAAGAAATCATAGAAAGAAATCTAAATACACTCATCGAAGTGGATGGCGGCGTGGGTTTGCAAAATGCTGAAGTCATCCTCTCTGCGGGAGCACAGGTTTTGGTAGCCGGAAATGCGGTGTTCAATACAGCTGATCCAAGCAAAACCATCCAACAGTTTAAAATGATCTCAGCAGGCAATTTTGTTTGA
- a CDS encoding T9SS type A sorting domain-containing protein, with protein MLNPAVLSTIVFFYSTGILSAQQRIDKTLYSESEKREYIVALPSDQAPIGGFPVVFMFHGTGGDGEKFYQISGWKENALANDFIAVFPSALRYCLIEDGQQNRTTKWNCKDLSENLCSGQQMKDDVLFFEQMLDSLKSEFEINPCKIYVSGFSNGSCFGSKLSVKLGHKIAAYGGVGGFMGIDDTLQNVVSAPLWLMVGTKDNRFTEGFGIKEFPFNDSILIYFNGAVQRYLYSLQLKHEYTKEELPNALTYRFNTSIHPNKNAEFKFTLIKNLTHQYPNGNNFPVNISQIFWDYFKDLCQLVDAEEIAEKRSYFQIYPNPSLSGDLIIESETTAMLDLYHLSGENLISGQWIQSGLNKIKLNLSPGFYFLKIYSGKHSHIEKLMVN; from the coding sequence ATGTTAAATCCTGCAGTTTTATCAACGATTGTTTTTTTCTATTCAACCGGAATATTGAGCGCTCAACAAAGGATTGATAAGACATTATACTCAGAATCTGAAAAACGTGAATACATCGTTGCTCTGCCCTCTGATCAAGCTCCTATCGGAGGATTTCCTGTTGTTTTTATGTTTCATGGCACGGGGGGAGATGGAGAAAAATTCTACCAGATTTCAGGATGGAAAGAAAATGCCCTGGCCAATGATTTTATTGCAGTGTTTCCAAGTGCTTTGAGGTATTGCCTTATTGAAGATGGACAACAAAACAGGACCACCAAATGGAATTGCAAAGACCTTTCCGAGAATTTATGCTCCGGTCAACAAATGAAAGATGATGTACTTTTCTTTGAGCAGATGTTGGATTCGCTTAAATCTGAGTTTGAAATTAATCCTTGTAAAATTTATGTAAGCGGTTTTTCCAATGGTTCTTGCTTTGGCTCAAAACTTAGTGTAAAACTTGGGCATAAAATTGCTGCCTATGGGGGTGTTGGCGGATTCATGGGCATTGATGATACTTTGCAAAATGTGGTTTCCGCACCTTTGTGGCTGATGGTAGGAACGAAAGACAATCGCTTTACAGAAGGTTTTGGAATTAAAGAATTTCCATTTAATGATAGTATTTTGATTTATTTTAATGGAGCCGTCCAGAGATATCTCTACTCTCTTCAATTAAAACACGAATACACCAAAGAAGAATTACCCAATGCACTGACGTATCGATTTAATACATCCATCCATCCAAATAAAAATGCGGAGTTTAAATTTACGCTTATTAAAAATTTAACGCATCAATATCCAAATGGCAATAATTTTCCTGTCAATATCAGTCAAATTTTTTGGGACTATTTTAAGGATCTTTGCCAACTTGTGGACGCTGAAGAAATCGCTGAAAAACGTAGCTATTTTCAGATCTATCCCAATCCGAGCCTTTCGGGTGATCTGATCATCGAATCAGAAACAACAGCAATGCTGGATTTGTATCATTTAAGTGGTGAAAATCTGATTTCAGGACAATGGATACAAAGTGGACTCAACAAAATAAAATTGAATCTATCGCCTGGATTTTATTTTTTGAAAATTTATTCCGGGAAGCATTCCCATATTGAAAAACTGATGGTCAATTAA
- a CDS encoding energy transducer TonB encodes MTHRPKKKKDFLPQPKYEGGPKAMGLFIDSHLVYPKSAIEHKISGIVKVKIEIDYHGNVINARAMNHLGHGCDEEAERVSSLLKFDVPKLRQGKVRYFKTIHIRFGLKQTAVTKQTFKYQLIPDTHETEVKGNTNYQYKITLTNTHKPNND; translated from the coding sequence ATGACCCATCGTCCGAAGAAAAAAAAAGATTTTCTTCCTCAACCAAAATACGAAGGAGGACCCAAAGCCATGGGCTTGTTTATAGACTCCCATTTGGTCTATCCCAAATCGGCCATCGAACATAAAATATCCGGTATTGTCAAGGTTAAAATCGAGATTGACTACCATGGCAATGTCATCAATGCCAGGGCGATGAACCATCTTGGTCATGGCTGTGATGAAGAAGCAGAGAGGGTATCTTCTCTATTAAAATTTGATGTGCCCAAACTTCGTCAAGGTAAGGTCCGGTACTTTAAAACCATCCATATACGCTTTGGTCTGAAACAAACCGCTGTGACCAAACAGACTTTTAAATATCAATTGATACCCGACACCCATGAAACAGAAGTAAAAGGAAATACGAATTATCAATATAAAATTACACTTACAAACACCCATAAACCCAATAATGATTGA